Within the Dysgonomonadaceae bacterium PH5-43 genome, the region ATAGACATTCCCTTTGCCTTAAATCAAATTGCATCTAAGAAGAAAGCGAAACATAAACTCCCTACGTGGTTTGCCAACGATAATATAGTCTACCCTCCTATCCTATCTTTAGAACAATGTTCATCTGAAGTTACTGCTAAATACAAAGCCGCATTGTTAAAAGGCAATACCTTTGTCGACCTTACTGGAGGCTTCGGGATAGACACTGCTTGGATTTCTCGCAACTTCGTAAAAACTTATTACATAGAACAACAAGAACACTTAACAAGAATTGCTAATCACAACTTCGAGACATTGAACTTAAATAATATAGAGGTTATAAATACTAACGCTATAGATTATTTAGAAACCATTTCGTATGTCGATTGTATCTTTATAGACCCTGCAAGACGGTCGTCTTCGGGAAGCAAAGTGTTTCTTATTCAAGATTGTGAGCCAGACATTATTACCCTACAAGATAAACTAATAAACAAGGCAAATAAGGTTTTAATAAAACTATCTCCTATGCTTGATGTAAAGTCGGCTATAAAAGAGATCAAACATATAGAGCAAGTTCATATTATAAGTGTAGATAACGAATGTAAAGAATTGCTTTTGTTACTTGATAAAGATTTTACAGGAGAACCTCAGATTATTTGCGTAAACATAGACAACAACTCTCAATCGAATAATATTTTCTTGTACGAAGAAGAATACAATACTCAAACCGTCTACGCTTCCTCTATTAAAAGATATTTATATGAGCCTAATGTTTCTATACTTAAAGGTGGATTTTACAAAAGTATATCCAACAAATACGAGATAGAAAAGCTACACATCAACAGTCATTTATACACTTCCGACGAATTAAAGGATAACTTTCCTGGACGTGCGTTTGAAGTTATAGAGACTTCTACTATGAACAAAAAGGAACTTAAAACTTTTCTCAAAGGAGTTAACAAAGCAAACATTACAGTGCGCAACTTCCCCATTTCGGTCGACGATTTACGTAAGAAGATAAAAGTAAAAGACGGTGGCGAGTTATATCTATTCGCAACTACAATATCCGAAGATACACACATACTTATAAAGACTCGCAAAGCCTTCTCACAAAAATAAAACCAACCTAAATATACGCAAACACTTTATTTTACGTTATTAGTTATTAAAGATTACATTAAATGAATATACGTTTCTTTATAATTATAATAACATTTCTTTTCACTGCCAATTCGCTATTTGCACAAAAGATTAAAGTATCAGGTACTGTTTCCGACCCAGATGGCTTACCCATCGAATTAGCTTATGCCGTAGAAAAGGGAGCCAACAATGGAGCAATGACAGACGAGAAAGGCAGATACTCTTTCTCTGTTACTAAAAAAGACTCTATTGTGTTTATTTTCCGTTGTATGGGATATTCTAAAACCGAAATTGTGGTAAAAGAGCCTCAAGAAGATTTGATTATTAATGCACGGTTACGTCCTCAATCGTACGAATTACACGAAGTAACCATTACACACACACGCCCCCAGACTAATACAATGGAGAAACTTGAGATGGGGCAAGGGAGTCGCCTCTCTGTTGATGCTTCGGGTGGAAGTGTTGAAGCTTTTGTTATGACTGCGGGAACTGGCGTTTCGTCGACCAACGAGCTTAGTACTCAATACTCGGTACGAGGTGGAAGCTATAACGAAAACATAGTTTATGTAAACAACATAGAAGTTTATCGACCACTCTTAATAAGGAGCGGACAACAAGAAGGGTTAAGCTTTATAAATCCTGATATGACAGAATCTGTGAACTTTTCTTCGGGTGGTTTCAGTGCTCAATACGGAGATAAAATGTCTTCGGTGTTAGATGTTACTTACAAAAAACCTACAACATTTGAGGGAGGAGCATCAGCAAGTATGCTGGGCGGTAATGTTTACGTTGGAAGCACAACAGGCAAATTCAGTCAGATAACAGGTTTTCGTTATAAAAGAGGAACTACACTCTTGAAAACTTTAGATACAAAAGGCGACTACGACCCAAGCGTTATGGATTTGCAGACCTATATGAACTACTATTTCTCCGAAAAACTTAAAGTTAGTTTTATGGCTAACTACTCCGACAATATTTACGACTTCAATCCCGGCAACAGAGAAACATCTTATGGAACTTTCGACGATGCAAAAAAGTTTAAAGTCTATTACGATGGAATGGAACGAGACCGCTTTAAGAGCTTTTTTGGTGCGGGAACTATCAAATATAATATTTCCGAAAATGCCGATATAGCTTTACAGCTTTCAGGTTTTCAGTCGCAAGAAGAAGAAACTTACGACATTACCGGAGAATACTGGATAAGTAACGTAATGGAAGACTCTGAATCGAACATAGGCACAGGCTTGTTTCACAAACACGCTCGCGACTATCTTAATTCAAAAGTGTTTAATGCGGCTTTAGTTGGTAACTTAGGCATCAATCATAACTCTATTCGCTGGTCTTTAGGCATTCAAAAAGAAAGCATAAAAGACCGCATCAGCGAATGGGAACTGAGAGATTCTCTCGGATATTCTATTCCATACAACGAAAACTTACTAAAAGTCTACAAAAATCTTTATTCGGCAAACGACATAAGCTCTACGCGTATTTTCGGATACATTCAAGATACTTACAAATTCAGGATAGATGCAGGTTTATTTACTCTAACAGCAGGTATTCGTGGTAGTTATTGGAACTACAATAAAGAGTTTGTTGTAAGTCCGAGAGCTTCTTTAGGTTTTATTCCTGCTAAAAATCAAAACTTCACATTCAGATTTGCAACCGGACTATATTATCAGACTCCTTTTTACAAAGAATTTAGAGTAACTGAAAGCGACAACGAAGGAAATCAATACATCGAACTTAACAAAAACATAAAATCTCAACGCTCAATACATTTTGTTTTAGGAGGAGATTACGACTTCCGAGTAGACGACCGCCCCTTTAAGTTCACCACCGAAATATACTATAAAAAATTAGACGACCTGGTTCCTTACACAGTCGACAATGTGCGCGTCTGGTATTACGGTAAAAACGTATCTGATGGGTACACTATCGGTATCGACACTAAGCTGTTTGGTCAGTTTGTGCCAGGAACCGACTCTTGGCTTGGCTTTTCAATTATGGAAGCCAAACAGAAAATAAACGGAGAGAAAGTGCCATTACCTACCGACCAAAGATTTAATGTTACGCTATACTACACCGATGTTATGCCACAGTACGATAAAATACAATTAAACCTTAGAGCTCTTTGGTCGCACGGACTACCTTTTAGCGTTCCCGGCAATGAATACACAC harbors:
- a CDS encoding 16S rRNA G966 N2-methylase RsmD (product_source=COG0742; cath_funfam=3.40.50.150; cog=COG0742; pfam=PF03602,PF18096; superfamily=53335,88802) codes for the protein MLNQATKKFISEHLNSDIRDIALRIKPTDNTDIDIPFALNQIASKKKAKHKLPTWFANDNIVYPPILSLEQCSSEVTAKYKAALLKGNTFVDLTGGFGIDTAWISRNFVKTYYIEQQEHLTRIANHNFETLNLNNIEVINTNAIDYLETISYVDCIFIDPARRSSSGSKVFLIQDCEPDIITLQDKLINKANKVLIKLSPMLDVKSAIKEIKHIEQVHIISVDNECKELLLLLDKDFTGEPQIICVNIDNNSQSNNIFLYEEEYNTQTVYASSIKRYLYEPNVSILKGGFYKSISNKYEIEKLHINSHLYTSDELKDNFPGRAFEVIETSTMNKKELKTFLKGVNKANITVRNFPISVDDLRKKIKVKDGGELYLFATTISEDTHILIKTRKAFSQK
- a CDS encoding hypothetical protein (product_source=Hypo-rule applied; cath_funfam=2.60.300.12; pfam=PF07715,PF13715; superfamily=49464,56935); amino-acid sequence: MNIRFFIIIITFLFTANSLFAQKIKVSGTVSDPDGLPIELAYAVEKGANNGAMTDEKGRYSFSVTKKDSIVFIFRCMGYSKTEIVVKEPQEDLIINARLRPQSYELHEVTITHTRPQTNTMEKLEMGQGSRLSVDASGGSVEAFVMTAGTGVSSTNELSTQYSVRGGSYNENIVYVNNIEVYRPLLIRSGQQEGLSFINPDMTESVNFSSGGFSAQYGDKMSSVLDVTYKKPTTFEGGASASMLGGNVYVGSTTGKFSQITGFRYKRGTTLLKTLDTKGDYDPSVMDLQTYMNYYFSEKLKVSFMANYSDNIYDFNPGNRETSYGTFDDAKKFKVYYDGMERDRFKSFFGAGTIKYNISENADIALQLSGFQSQEEETYDITGEYWISNVMEDSESNIGTGLFHKHARDYLNSKVFNAALVGNLGINHNSIRWSLGIQKESIKDRISEWELRDSLGYSIPYNENLLKVYKNLYSANDISSTRIFGYIQDTYKFRIDAGLFTLTAGIRGSYWNYNKEFVVSPRASLGFIPAKNQNFTFRFATGLYYQTPFYKEFRVTESDNEGNQYIELNKNIKSQRSIHFVLGGDYDFRVDDRPFKFTTEIYYKKLDDLVPYTVDNVRVWYYGKNVSDGYTIGIDTKLFGQFVPGTDSWLGFSIMEAKQKINGEKVPLPTDQRFNVTLYYTDVMPQYDKIQLNLRALWSHGLPFSVPGNEYTPKFRAPNYMRVDIGMTYKLWGEDNREYSTSFLRNFKNIWLGVDVFNLFNIGNVNSYSWFADVNGYQHAVPDKLTGRQINFKVVAEF